The Meiothermus cerbereus DSM 11376 genome includes a window with the following:
- a CDS encoding restriction endonuclease subunit S, translating to MSEVQAALFGTEAEPKTQELPELPMGWAWARLNEVSRINPGLEIPPEQLPDDLEVSFVPMKAIEEESGRIYTGDVRPIRQVRKGYTAFVEGDILFAKITPCMENGKIAVARNLHNGIGFGTTELHVVRPESGIDAQYLFYFLVRQDYRTQAAHSMTGTAGQLRVPADFLRSSFLPLPPLNEQRRIVEKLEELLSDLDAGVATLRQALAKLKRYRQAVLKAAVEGELSREWREANKDRLEPASKLLERILAERRDRSSGSKKYRELEPPNTSELPELPEGWVWASVEQVGHVQLGRQRSPKNRSKDYPTPYIRAANITEKGLDLSDVLDMEFTPQELEVYRLLPGDIVLSEASGSPDQVGKPAIWGGEIENCCFQNTVIRLRPALISSQYLLAVFRSYYVTGVFARIAGGVGINHLSAGKFARIAIPIAPYEEQAYIVAEVDRRLSEADRLEATLQANLKRAERLRQAILKKAFSGELVPQDPNDEPASVLLERIRASRAQAPKKGKRKQ from the coding sequence GATGGGATGGGCGTGGGCGAGACTGAACGAAGTCTCACGCATTAACCCTGGGCTCGAAATACCACCGGAGCAGCTTCCTGACGACCTCGAAGTCTCATTCGTCCCGATGAAAGCCATTGAGGAGGAGTCCGGTCGTATTTATACGGGTGATGTGCGTCCTATAAGACAAGTCCGCAAAGGTTACACAGCTTTTGTCGAGGGTGATATCCTCTTCGCCAAAATTACTCCGTGCATGGAGAACGGCAAAATTGCTGTCGCAAGGAACCTCCACAATGGCATCGGCTTTGGAACCACGGAGCTGCACGTAGTCCGCCCAGAGAGCGGCATTGATGCCCAATACCTGTTCTACTTTTTAGTACGCCAGGACTACCGTACACAGGCTGCGCACAGCATGACTGGCACGGCAGGCCAATTACGTGTACCGGCAGACTTCCTTAGGAGCAGCTTTTTACCTCTTCCCCCCCTTAACGAGCAACGCCGCATCGTGGAGAAGCTCGAGGAGCTTCTAAGCGACCTCGATGCCGGGGTTGCCACACTCCGCCAAGCCCTTGCCAAGCTGAAGCGTTACCGCCAAGCGGTGCTGAAGGCGGCGGTGGAGGGCGAGCTTAGCCGGGAGTGGCGCGAGGCGAACAAGGACAGGCTCGAGCCTGCAAGTAAGCTGCTCGAGCGCATCTTGGCTGAACGCCGGGACCGTAGTTCAGGCAGCAAGAAGTATAGGGAGCTCGAGCCCCCGAACACCAGCGAACTCCCGGAGCTGCCGGAAGGATGGGTATGGGCCAGTGTCGAGCAAGTGGGACACGTCCAGCTTGGCCGCCAGCGCTCACCTAAGAATCGCTCAAAAGACTATCCGACACCCTATATTCGCGCCGCTAACATTACAGAGAAGGGGCTTGACCTAAGCGACGTTTTAGATATGGAATTTACCCCGCAAGAATTAGAGGTCTACCGCCTATTACCCGGTGACATTGTTCTTTCGGAGGCGTCAGGAAGTCCAGACCAAGTGGGGAAGCCAGCAATTTGGGGAGGCGAAATTGAAAACTGTTGCTTCCAAAACACAGTTATTCGGCTTAGACCTGCACTTATCAGCAGTCAGTATCTCTTGGCTGTGTTCCGAAGCTACTACGTAACTGGTGTATTCGCACGCATAGCAGGAGGAGTTGGCATAAACCATCTCAGCGCGGGAAAATTCGCCCGCATTGCTATTCCTATTGCGCCCTATGAGGAGCAAGCCTACATCGTAGCTGAAGTAGACCGCCGCCTCTCCGAGGCCGACCGCCTCGAGGCCACCCTCCAAGCCAACCTCAAGCGGGCCGAGCGGTTGCGCCAGGCCATCCTCAAGAAAGCCTTTAGCGGCGAGCTTGTACCACAAGACCCCAATGACGAACCGGCTTCGGTGCTGCTCGAGCGCATCCGGGCCAGCCGTGCTCAGGCTCCCAAGAAGGGCAAACGCAAACAGTAG
- a CDS encoding HsdM family class I SAM-dependent methyltransferase: MSAAASVLVQKVWNYAHVLRDDGVSYGDYLEQITLLVFLKMAQERLEINQALGEEVRPIVPEEYSWPVLVKLDGAALESYYRSVLESLGRGGGMLGTIFKKAQNKIQDPAKLKRLISLIDGERWMALDVDVKGEIYEGLLERNARDIKSGAGQYFTPRPLIRAMVEVTRPRLGWKIADPACGTAGFLVAAFEYIAKHNPLMNREERRILREEMFYGADIVDGVVRLAAMNMYLHGIGTDEKALVEARDSLASEPSERYDLVLTNPPFGKKSSIRVINERGEEEREALTYERQDFWATTSNKQLNFVQHIHSMLKVGGTAAIVVPDNVLFEGGAGETVRRKLLQTCDVHTLLRLPTGIFYAQGVKANVLFLEKKPGSEKPWTKQLWVYDLRTNQHFTLKENPLEYHHLLDFIACYKPGEIHKREPTERFRCFSYEELMQRDKVNLDIFWLKDESLEESENLPAPEVLAQEIVEDLQSALEAFSGIAEALEP; encoded by the coding sequence ATGTCCGCAGCCGCAAGTGTACTGGTGCAGAAAGTTTGGAACTATGCCCACGTCCTCCGCGACGACGGCGTGAGCTATGGCGATTACCTCGAGCAAATTACCCTGCTGGTGTTCCTCAAGATGGCTCAGGAGCGCCTGGAAATCAACCAGGCATTGGGCGAGGAAGTGCGGCCCATCGTGCCCGAGGAGTATTCCTGGCCCGTGCTGGTGAAGCTGGACGGGGCGGCGCTCGAGAGCTACTACCGCTCGGTGCTGGAGAGCCTGGGGCGGGGCGGCGGGATGCTGGGCACCATCTTCAAGAAGGCCCAGAACAAAATCCAGGACCCGGCCAAGCTCAAGCGGCTCATCAGCCTGATTGACGGCGAGCGCTGGATGGCCCTGGACGTGGACGTGAAAGGCGAGATTTACGAGGGGCTCTTGGAGCGCAACGCCCGCGACATCAAGAGCGGGGCAGGGCAGTACTTCACCCCCAGGCCGCTCATCCGGGCCATGGTCGAGGTCACCCGGCCCAGGCTGGGTTGGAAGATTGCCGACCCCGCCTGTGGCACGGCGGGTTTCCTGGTGGCGGCCTTCGAGTACATCGCGAAACACAACCCCCTGATGAACCGGGAGGAGCGCCGCATCCTGCGCGAGGAGATGTTCTATGGGGCCGACATCGTGGATGGCGTGGTGCGCCTGGCCGCGATGAACATGTACCTCCACGGCATCGGCACCGACGAGAAGGCCCTGGTGGAGGCCAGGGACTCGCTGGCCTCAGAGCCCAGCGAGCGCTATGACCTGGTGCTGACCAACCCTCCCTTCGGCAAGAAGTCGAGCATCCGCGTCATCAACGAGCGGGGCGAGGAGGAGCGTGAAGCCCTTACCTACGAGCGCCAGGACTTCTGGGCCACCACCTCCAACAAGCAACTCAACTTCGTCCAGCACATTCACTCGATGCTCAAGGTGGGCGGCACGGCGGCCATCGTAGTGCCCGACAACGTGCTGTTCGAGGGCGGGGCGGGGGAGACCGTGCGGCGCAAGCTGCTCCAGACCTGTGACGTGCATACGCTGTTGCGATTGCCCACGGGCATCTTCTACGCCCAGGGGGTCAAGGCCAACGTGCTCTTCCTGGAGAAGAAACCCGGCAGCGAGAAGCCCTGGACCAAGCAACTCTGGGTTTACGACCTGCGTACCAACCAGCACTTCACGCTCAAGGAGAACCCCCTCGAGTACCACCACCTTCTGGACTTCATCGCCTGCTACAAGCCCGGTGAAATCCACAAGCGCGAGCCCACCGAGCGCTTCCGCTGCTTCAGCTACGAGGAGCTCATGCAGCGGGACAAGGTCAATCTCGACATCTTCTGGCTCAAGGACGAGAGCTTGGAGGAATCGGAGAACCTGCCCGCGCCCGAGGTCTTGGCTCAGGAGATAGTGGAGGACTTACAAAGCGCCCTTGAGGCTTTCTCAGGGATTGCCGAGGCGCTCGAGCCGTGA
- a CDS encoding excisionase family DNA-binding protein, translating into MYYTTGQAAKLLGVPRETVQAWVKSGKVPHIRWGNRRLVDHESLQLLERIVQGKRQAESIAN; encoded by the coding sequence ATGTATTACACCACGGGACAGGCCGCGAAGCTCTTGGGCGTGCCTCGAGAAACCGTGCAGGCTTGGGTCAAGTCTGGGAAGGTGCCGCATATACGGTGGGGTAATCGGAGGCTTGTGGACCACGAGAGCCTGCAGTTGCTCGAGCGCATCGTACAAGGCAAGCGGCAGGCAGAGAGCATCGCCAACTAA
- a CDS encoding replication-associated recombination protein A has translation MSPLAERIRPTNLDEVVGQEHLTGPGKPLRRMTETRRLSSFILWGPPGTGKTTLARLMAQGAGQEIVALSAVNAGVKDIKEVVAKAQTNGSLVLFLDEIHRFNKSQQDALLPYVESGLLTLIGATTENPSFEVNPALRSRARVYLLKPLDEETTRRLLERALQHPEGLQARADPEALNLIAQAAMGDARRALSALELAASLGEGRITLATAREALGSGTLNFDKGGEYFYDLISALHKSVRGNHVDAALYYLARMVEGGADPLYLARRLARMALEDVGLADPNALRLAMAAKDAYDFLGSPEGELALTELVVYLALAPKSNSVYVAWKNAQNAARKHPDAPIPLHLRNAPTALMERLGYGKGYAYYHDDPEGSFAQQYLPEALEGLKLYQATGEGWEDKVRERLKALRARFSHKRKGNPT, from the coding sequence ATATCGCCTCTGGCCGAACGGATACGCCCAACAAACCTGGATGAAGTGGTGGGGCAGGAACACCTGACCGGGCCAGGAAAACCTTTGCGGCGGATGACCGAGACCCGTCGTCTTTCTTCCTTTATTCTGTGGGGGCCGCCCGGTACCGGCAAAACCACCCTGGCCCGGCTGATGGCCCAGGGGGCAGGACAGGAAATAGTGGCGCTTTCGGCGGTGAACGCCGGAGTCAAGGACATCAAGGAAGTGGTGGCCAAAGCCCAGACAAATGGCAGCCTGGTGCTTTTCCTCGACGAGATACACCGCTTCAACAAGTCGCAACAGGACGCGCTGTTGCCCTACGTCGAGTCGGGTCTTCTGACCCTGATTGGGGCCACCACCGAGAACCCTTCCTTCGAGGTGAACCCGGCGCTGCGCTCCCGCGCCCGGGTTTACCTGCTCAAACCCCTGGACGAGGAAACCACCCGCAGGCTCCTGGAGCGCGCACTGCAACACCCCGAAGGCCTGCAAGCCCGAGCCGACCCAGAAGCCCTGAACCTGATTGCCCAGGCCGCCATGGGCGACGCACGGCGGGCCCTGTCGGCGCTGGAACTCGCCGCCAGCCTGGGCGAAGGCCGCATTACCCTGGCCACGGCCCGCGAAGCTCTGGGCAGCGGCACGCTCAACTTCGACAAGGGCGGCGAATACTTCTACGACCTGATCTCGGCCCTGCACAAGTCGGTGCGCGGCAACCATGTGGACGCGGCCCTCTACTACCTGGCCCGCATGGTTGAAGGCGGCGCCGACCCGTTGTACCTGGCCCGCCGACTGGCCCGCATGGCCCTGGAGGACGTGGGCCTGGCCGACCCCAACGCCCTGCGCCTGGCGATGGCCGCCAAGGACGCCTACGATTTTCTGGGTTCCCCCGAAGGCGAGCTGGCCCTGACCGAACTGGTGGTTTACCTGGCCCTGGCTCCCAAGTCCAACAGCGTCTACGTGGCCTGGAAAAACGCCCAAAACGCAGCCCGCAAGCACCCCGACGCACCCATCCCCCTGCACTTACGCAACGCCCCCACTGCGCTCATGGAGCGGCTGGGTTACGGCAAGGGCTACGCCTACTACCACGACGACCCTGAGGGCAGCTTTGCCCAACAGTACCTGCCCGAAGCACTGGAGGGCCTAAAGCTCTACCAGGCTACCGGAGAGGGCTGGGAAGATAAGGTGCGCGAGCGCTTGAAGGCCTTGCGGGCGCGTTTTTCCCACAAACGCAAAGGGAACCCCACATAA
- a CDS encoding diguanylate cyclase, whose protein sequence is MWLSLLPWGFVLLGLLPLWLFPRQESIYPGLVFLLAALILAAAASLYARVPLGPQVRLFWVLGLGLMSNVLAVAASRDLAQVPEDVVAVAAVASLMGGVMFLLGLFFLLRREVPGLPSPMQMGFRHDGGVLPYSALQVLAPSLETLSAVRPVTLLLLHTRSEQPGTELLQFLRQPDMVFELKPGQFLIVLQGSSLEGAQAVFRRIRQNLVIRAYGVLPLQGRSLQQALVQLEGELAHYYLTQH, encoded by the coding sequence ATGTGGTTATCACTGCTGCCCTGGGGTTTTGTCCTGTTGGGCCTGTTGCCTTTGTGGTTATTCCCCCGGCAAGAGAGCATTTATCCCGGTTTGGTGTTTTTGCTGGCCGCCCTGATTCTAGCTGCGGCTGCCAGCTTGTATGCCCGGGTGCCGCTGGGCCCACAGGTGCGCTTGTTTTGGGTGCTGGGCCTGGGCCTTATGAGCAATGTGCTGGCGGTGGCTGCCAGCCGCGACCTGGCCCAGGTACCCGAGGACGTGGTGGCGGTGGCGGCGGTGGCAAGCCTGATGGGGGGGGTGATGTTTTTGCTGGGGCTGTTTTTTTTGCTCAGGCGTGAGGTGCCGGGGTTGCCTTCTCCTATGCAGATGGGTTTTCGGCATGATGGGGGGGTTCTGCCTTATTCAGCTCTGCAAGTCTTGGCCCCAAGCCTCGAGACCCTCTCGGCGGTGCGACCGGTTACGCTCTTGTTGCTGCACACCCGCAGCGAGCAGCCTGGCACGGAACTGTTGCAGTTTCTGCGCCAGCCGGATATGGTGTTTGAGCTTAAGCCGGGTCAGTTCCTGATTGTGCTACAGGGCAGCAGCCTCGAGGGTGCCCAGGCGGTCTTCCGCCGTATCCGGCAGAACCTGGTGATACGGGCTTATGGCGTGCTACCCCTTCAAGGTAGGAGCCTCCAACAGGCGCTGGTGCAGCTCGAGGGGGAACTCGCACACTACTACCTGACCCAGCACTGA
- a CDS encoding pyridoxal-phosphate-dependent aminotransferase family protein translates to MVLLTPGPTPIHPRVQTALAKEMRGHLDPEVLATNRRIREYLNVLFDPGQGALLAAMPGSGSLGMEAGLTNLADEGDAVLLLVSGTFGERMVEIAHAYQFDYKVLRSEPGHPIDPQAVAEELNHRPYKLVALVHGETSTGVLNPVEEIAALVQAHGALFMLDAVTTAGMMPLSMQKLGIDYAFTGSQKCLSAPPGLAPFALSQRGRECLGQVRGWYSDLSRVAVYWEQEGYFCTSPVLLHYALEEALKLALEEGLEERQKRAETMYATVLSLLEELGFSAYAAQGARLPTVLVVRPPQGLHEAEIRKGLYARGVSVAGGIGPTAGKVLRLGLMGESARIEHYQVFFRALGEVLGKSGLERAFEERVGLVAF, encoded by the coding sequence ATGGTTCTCTTGACGCCCGGCCCCACCCCCATTCACCCCAGGGTGCAAACCGCCCTGGCCAAAGAGATGCGCGGCCACCTCGACCCCGAGGTGCTGGCCACCAACCGCCGCATCCGCGAGTATCTTAACGTTTTGTTCGACCCGGGCCAGGGTGCGCTGCTGGCTGCCATGCCCGGTTCGGGCAGCCTGGGCATGGAAGCCGGCCTGACCAACCTGGCCGACGAAGGGGACGCGGTTTTGCTGCTGGTTAGCGGCACCTTCGGCGAGCGCATGGTGGAAATTGCCCACGCCTATCAGTTCGACTACAAGGTGCTGCGCTCCGAGCCGGGCCACCCCATTGACCCCCAGGCTGTAGCTGAGGAACTAAACCACCGCCCCTACAAGCTGGTGGCCCTGGTACACGGCGAGACCAGCACCGGTGTGCTCAACCCGGTCGAAGAGATTGCTGCTCTGGTACAGGCCCACGGGGCGCTTTTTATGCTGGATGCGGTCACCACCGCCGGCATGATGCCGCTTTCGATGCAAAAACTCGGCATAGACTATGCCTTTACCGGCAGCCAGAAATGCCTCTCGGCCCCGCCTGGGCTGGCGCCTTTTGCCCTTTCACAGCGCGGGCGTGAGTGCTTGGGCCAGGTGCGGGGCTGGTACTCCGACCTGTCGCGGGTAGCGGTGTACTGGGAGCAGGAAGGCTACTTCTGCACCTCGCCGGTGCTGCTGCACTACGCCCTCGAGGAGGCCCTCAAGCTGGCCCTGGAAGAAGGCCTGGAAGAGCGGCAAAAGCGCGCCGAAACCATGTACGCCACGGTGTTGTCGCTGCTGGAAGAGCTGGGTTTCAGCGCCTACGCCGCCCAGGGTGCCCGCCTGCCCACGGTGCTGGTGGTGCGCCCGCCCCAGGGCCTGCACGAAGCCGAAATTCGCAAGGGGCTCTATGCCCGCGGGGTCTCGGTGGCCGGGGGCATTGGCCCCACTGCCGGAAAGGTGCTGCGTCTGGGATTAATGGGCGAAAGTGCACGGATTGAACACTACCAGGTGTTCTTCAGGGCGCTGGGCGAGGTTTTGGGCAAGAGCGGCCTCGAGCGGGCCTTCGAGGAGCGGGTGGGCCTGGTGGCCTTCTAG
- the dnaJ gene encoding molecular chaperone DnaJ, whose translation MNDYYATLGVDRNASADEIKRAYRKLALQYHPDKNPGNKEAEEKFKQINEAYAVLSDPEKRANYDRYGTATPGGLGGAGGNFGDIFDLFEQVFGFRTPGGPGRAPRGEDLEVEVEMELVDVLYGAEKQIEYDRLVPCETCHGQGGKRQTCRSCGGRGTLEQVQRTFFGNMVAQVPCTACRGRGYTLSETCTSCKGQGRVRRKEKIQVNMPAGIDENQLLRVSGMGNLGPGGPGDLFVRPQIQPHPHLRREGSNLIYQLKLGLAQAALGAKVHIPGLEGELELSVPPGTHDGEVFELEGQGLPHPGSRSRGKLQVITQIAVPTHLSKKARELLRQYAHEVGEEVAPEGFWDKVKRVFRG comes from the coding sequence ATGAACGATTACTACGCAACCCTGGGTGTCGACCGGAACGCGAGCGCCGATGAGATCAAACGGGCCTATCGCAAACTGGCGCTCCAGTACCACCCCGACAAAAACCCCGGCAACAAGGAAGCCGAGGAGAAGTTTAAGCAAATTAACGAGGCTTACGCGGTGCTTTCCGACCCCGAGAAAAGGGCCAACTACGACCGCTACGGTACTGCTACGCCGGGTGGACTGGGGGGCGCTGGGGGCAACTTTGGCGATATCTTCGATTTGTTCGAGCAGGTATTTGGTTTTCGCACGCCGGGGGGGCCGGGCCGTGCGCCCCGTGGTGAAGACCTCGAGGTCGAGGTCGAGATGGAACTGGTGGACGTGCTGTACGGCGCCGAGAAGCAAATTGAGTACGACCGCCTGGTACCCTGCGAAACCTGCCACGGGCAGGGGGGTAAGCGCCAGACCTGCCGCTCCTGTGGGGGCCGGGGCACGCTCGAGCAGGTTCAGCGCACTTTTTTTGGCAACATGGTGGCCCAGGTTCCCTGTACGGCCTGCCGGGGCCGGGGCTACACCCTATCCGAGACCTGCACGAGCTGCAAAGGTCAGGGCCGGGTGCGGCGTAAAGAGAAGATTCAGGTCAACATGCCAGCCGGCATAGACGAAAACCAGCTCCTGCGGGTTTCGGGCATGGGCAACCTGGGGCCGGGTGGGCCCGGTGACCTGTTCGTCCGCCCGCAGATTCAGCCCCACCCCCACCTCAGGCGCGAAGGCTCCAACCTGATTTACCAACTCAAGCTGGGGCTGGCCCAGGCTGCGCTGGGGGCCAAAGTGCATATACCGGGGCTGGAAGGGGAGCTCGAGCTCAGCGTACCCCCCGGCACCCACGACGGCGAAGTGTTCGAGCTCGAGGGCCAGGGTTTGCCCCACCCGGGCAGCCGCAGCCGGGGCAAGCTGCAGGTGATTACCCAGATTGCCGTGCCCACCCACCTGTCCAAAAAAGCCCGCGAGTTGCTGCGCCAATATGCCCATGAGGTGGGCGAAGAAGTTGCGCCCGAGGGCTTCTGGGACAAGGTGAAGCGGGTGTTTAGGGGGTAG
- a CDS encoding transposase has product MPYDPDRHHRRSIRLKGYDYSQAGAYFVTINIHQRRCLLGEVADGKVYLSPAGKMVLALWEAIPSHYPGVEVDAFVVMPNHIHGIIVLKTPVRAAPCGRPDPCGRPDPCGRPDPRDRPDPRDRPDPEPPLANQPCPVNPLSLPGDGGQALGQAREQARGQAMGQAREPAPTGLRLADIVGRFKSLTTRRYITGVKELGWPPFDGHFWQPNYYERILRDEHELNIRRHYIAQNPRRWSKDRENSIGL; this is encoded by the coding sequence ATGCCCTACGACCCCGACAGACACCATCGCCGTTCTATTCGACTGAAGGGTTACGACTATTCGCAGGCCGGGGCCTATTTCGTGACCATCAACATCCACCAAAGACGCTGCTTATTGGGCGAGGTGGCGGATGGGAAAGTCTACCTCAGCCCGGCTGGGAAGATGGTTTTGGCCCTATGGGAGGCCATTCCCTCGCATTACCCAGGCGTAGAGGTGGATGCCTTCGTAGTGATGCCAAATCACATACACGGAATTATCGTGCTAAAAACCCCCGTAAGGGCGGCCCCCTGTGGCCGCCCTGACCCCTGTGGCCGCCCTGACCCCTGTGGCCGCCCTGACCCCCGTGACCGCCCTGACCCCCGTGACCGCCCTGACCCCGAACCCCCGCTGGCAAATCAACCCTGCCCCGTTAACCCGCTATCGCTGCCGGGGGATGGTGGGCAGGCATTGGGGCAAGCACGGGAGCAGGCACGGGGGCAAGCAATGGGGCAGGCACGGGAGCCTGCCCCTACGGGGTTACGGTTGGCAGACATTGTGGGGCGGTTCAAATCTCTGACAACACGGCGCTACATCACGGGCGTGAAGGAACTGGGCTGGCCTCCGTTCGACGGCCACTTCTGGCAACCCAACTACTACGAGCGCATCCTGCGAGACGAACACGAACTGAACATCCGCCGCCATTACATTGCACAAAATCCTCGGCGCTGGAGCAAAGATCGCGAAAACTCAATCGGGTTGTGA